Genomic window (Streptomyces sp. NBC_00078):
ACTTCGACCAGCGCGCCTTCGACACCCTCGGCGAGATGTCCATCCTGTTCGCCGCCGTCCTCGGCTGCGTGGCGCTGCTGCGCCAGACCCGCGACGAACACCGCGCCCGGCCCGAACCCGCCGCAGTCGCCCTGCCCGTACGCCGCTACGCCCTCGTCGTCCTGCCCGTCGCCCTGCTCACCGGCCTGTACGTCGTCGCGCACGGGCAGCTCAGTCCCGGCGGCGGCTTCCAGGGCGGCGTCGTCGCCGCGACCGCCCTGCACCTGCTCTATCTGGGCGCCGACTACCGCGCCCTGGAACGCGTCCGGCCGGTCGGCGCGTACGAGATCGGCGACGCCGTCGCCACCTCCGCCTACCTCGTCACCGGCCTCGCAAGCCTGATCGGAGGCTCCGCCTTCCTCGCCAACACCCTGCTGCCGTACGGCACGTTCGACACGCTGTCCTCCGGCGGCACCGTCCCCCTGCTGAACGCGGCCATCGGCATGGAGGTCGCCTGCGCGGTCGTCGTGCTGCTTGCCGGCTTCCTGGACCAGGCCGTCGAGATCGAGGAGGAGAGCGGGAAGTGAACTCCCTGATGGATGTGCTGCCCTACCTGGTGGCGGTGTGGGTCTTCCTGGCCGGCTGCTACGGCCTGGCCACCAGCCGCAACCTGGTCCATGCCGTCGGCTGTCTGTCGGTCTGCCAGGCCGGCACCTATGTCCTGCTGCTGGCCGTCGGATACCGCGACGGCGCCACCGCACCCGTGTTCTCCGACATCAAGCCCGGTTCGCGGCCGGTCGTCGACCCGGTCGTGCAGGCGCTGACCCTCACCGA
Coding sequences:
- a CDS encoding sodium:proton antiporter, which gives rise to MDVLPYLVAVWVFLAGCYGLATSRNLVHAVGCLSVCQAGTYVLLLAVGYRDGATAPVFSDIKPGSRPVVDPVVQALTLTDVVVGATVTALLLALVVQISKRHGTVDPDELSELRG
- a CDS encoding MnhB domain-containing protein, yielding MSRRTRLYVLLTGAAGLAVLLVAACLKLPSFGGDRHPYGDRAVRASLARHTANTISSVNFDQRAFDTLGEMSILFAAVLGCVALLRQTRDEHRARPEPAAVALPVRRYALVVLPVALLTGLYVVAHGQLSPGGGFQGGVVAATALHLLYLGADYRALERVRPVGAYEIGDAVATSAYLVTGLASLIGGSAFLANTLLPYGTFDTLSSGGTVPLLNAAIGMEVACAVVVLLAGFLDQAVEIEEESGK